In Babesia bovis T2Bo chromosome 3, whole genome shotgun sequence, the genomic window AGACCTGGTATTAGCATTTAATGGCATGGTAGGTATCCCTCAGCGGTGTGCGCGTCCATCGCCTCCTTCTGACGCGGATTCCTCCGCGATCGCATCGCATAATGTAGCTCCTACACACGCTTTGGCTATTAATCGATTGCCTCTAAATCGATTACGTGGTTTGGGTTTATTTGTGACTACTGTATTACTTGGTACGAATCCTGTTTATGGACTTCGCTATTATCCGCGGCGTAGCACAAACAACTCCTGTGCATTCATATCCAATATTTACAGTTGCAAAACAGGATTTGCGCAATGCCGGGGGTTGGAGTTACATGGTTCTAAGGTGGATGATATTTTGGAGGACTTGAAGACTCTGACACTGCTGGAGACTTCTGAGTTGGTTAAGAAGATAGA contains:
- a CDS encoding Ribosomal protein L7/L12 C-terminal domain family protein gives rise to the protein MVGIPQRCARPSPPSDADSSAIASHNVAPTHALAINRLPLNRLRGLGLFVTTVLLGTNPVYGLRYYPRRSTNNSCAFISNIYSCKTGFAQCRGLELHGSKVDDILEDLKTLTLLETSELVKKIEETFGVSASMAVSAAPAVSSGPAVAAPAEEDDDEDERKKKTSFEVVLLERPEEQSVRMALFRMLRKVMPDKPLTEVKAAIDNAPSTLKVCGREEEAKEALKIIEGAGGKAEIR